In the Candidatus Cloacimonadota bacterium genome, ATCGTCTGGCAAATTGGCAGAGATTCTGATTTTGTCGAACACCTCGAAATTTTGATCTATCACCGATGTGAATGGTAAGCAATATACAATATGTGAATGATTAAACTTCTCGCACAATTTCAATGCCGCATTAAGCGAGGTTATCGTTTTGCCCGAACCAGTAGGAATGTTGATTGATAGAATCCTGTCTTTATTCGTTAAGCTTTCGATCTTTTTTTCCACTTTGGTAAACGCTTTTTCTCGGATTAAGTCGATTTGGTTAGAATGATCATTACTCAATTGATTTTTGAATTTTTGCACATCTGAGGAAGTGAGTAATTGCGATTTTTTAATATTTTCATCATGCAAAATAGCATCTGTTTTATCCGCTTGCAACAGAATTGAATATAAGAGATTCAATACAAAATAATGCTGTATTGAAAAACCACGTGATAATCTCTTTAATTCTCTGGGAGTTCGAGGATTAAAGTAGGCAATAACATTATCAATGAAATCATGATTTATAAATTGCTCGAAACCTATTCCTGAAGATATATTTATAATTTCTTCATAATCGAGATTATCAGCTTGAGATTGAACATTTTTCAGATCTTTTTCATCAAAGATAAAATTTGTCGTAAAATCTTTTAAGTTTCCATGATGACGACGAACGATGATAAATCCAAAGATTGGTAAAACTAAATCATCTTCAAAATGCTCTTTTAAAATTCCAAAAGTGAGTAAAGCAGAAATCAATCCGTGTCTTCTCTTTCTTCGTTCATCTTCTGTCGATTCTTCTTGCGGATTCTGAATATAATTTTGAAAAAAAGAAGTCGCTTTTCCAAAGTCATGAAAAAGAGATGCAATCGAAATTACTTTTCTCAAATCTTCCCTTTTAAAAAGAGGAAACTCAAACTTCAGCTTATCAAACAAACTTAATGCTTTCTGATGGACACCCAATAAGTGATCCTTCAGCAGTCTGTCGGGATGAGATTTTAGTTTATAATGGAATGATATATTCACCTCCTACTTCTAAGACATTTCCTATTTTTGCACGAATATTTTTACCCTCGCTATCAAATAGATATTCATCATAATGCTCCACTATTCTACTATTGTCTGATTTCATGCGAACGGGAATATTATTGATAAATATTTTTCTATTCTCAAAATCAATTTCTTCATCATCTCCAATCAAACGTTTTGGAATTGTGGAACTAATATCGATGAAGTCATCATCAGTTTCAAAGCTCCTGCCTTCAAATAATCCGACATATTTAAAATCTGCAATATTCCATGCCAATCCTAAAGAGGCAGTATAATATGATTCGTGATTTCTCAAGTTTTCAAGTAATTGTGAAAAATTGGCTTCATCATTCCAGGCAAACCACACTCTGAATTTACCGTCCTTGATAAACTCCATTGTTGTTTGTTTGTGTTGTTCAAAACGATAAAAATGCTTTAGACTGGTCGTCTTTAGAGTATTGATCGGTATGACAACTTTTTTTATCACTTCACGCACACCTACAGCCATTTGAAAAGAATTTTCTGGAAAATAACTCCAATATTCGTTTTTATCCAGTCCGACGATCGCAGAAATCAAACCAATAATAGCTGTTCCGGTGGGAATACTAAAAGTCTGTGGAGACATTGTTGTAAATGGTTTTTTGAATTGAGCATAATCTGCCCAAACGTCAAATACCACAAAATCCATAATTTCCCCTACAATTCAAGTTTTTTCCAATCTGACGGTATAACAATTTTCAGGCCACTATCAACGAAATATTCAACCGATTCAATATGCTGTTTATTATCTTCAATTGAAGCAAGCAAATCAGATAAATCGATTTTGAAATCTTTGATACTGCGGATCTTCAATTCATTATCAAAATCTGTTAGCTTGATTTTTTTATCCAGATCACCAATGAAAAAGTTGGGTGTTTTGTAATTGATCTTTATCAGTAAACGCGGTTGTTGTCCAAATTTACTGCGACTTATCAGATTTTTGGTGCCATGCCACATTCCTTCCAAAAGCAGTTTTGCGTCATCCTCAGTCATTCTTGTATGCTTGGCTGCATTTTGATTTATAATTCCATGAAAAGCAATGAAGGAATATGGAAGAATATATTCTGGTGCAAGTGAACCTTGTTTTTTCTCATCACCAGATGACATCGTAAAAGAGTGTCCAACAGGTTTGATTTCTACTTTATGTAATGATCTTCCTATTTTGAACTGAACAGGACCTGTATAGGTTATAGAGCTTTTAAAACCTTTATTATTCTTCTCTTCAATCTTTGATGCTGGATATTCTACTGCATAAGTAGCCCCAAATAACCTTGTGTCTATATTTTCCATTAAAATATTATCACCAGCAATCTTAGTAATAAGTTGAGCTTCTTTTTTTGTAACCTTATTATTTAGGAATTTCTCTACCAATTTTTTATCTTTATCTTTAATTGTATCATTAGTTTTTATAAAGTCTATGACTCTATGTTTTATGTCTTTTACATATTCATCATCATCTTTAATTTCACGAACAAAAATATCATTTCCTTCTGTTCCATTATAACCTTTGTGTTCGTATAAATAATCTCGGATGGTTCGCTTCAAACGGACATCTG is a window encoding:
- the cas5b gene encoding type I-B CRISPR-associated protein Cas5; translation: MDFVVFDVWADYAQFKKPFTTMSPQTFSIPTGTAIIGLISAIVGLDKNEYWSYFPENSFQMAVGVREVIKKVVIPINTLKTTSLKHFYRFEQHKQTTMEFIKDGKFRVWFAWNDEANFSQLLENLRNHESYYTASLGLAWNIADFKYVGLFEGRSFETDDDFIDISSTIPKRLIGDDEEIDFENRKIFINNIPVRMKSDNSRIVEHYDEYLFDSEGKNIRAKIGNVLEVGGEYIIPL
- the cas7b gene encoding type I-B CRISPR-associated protein Cas7/Csh2 — its product is MIKNRSELLFCYDVTDANPNGDPLDENKPRIDEETNVNFVTDVRLKRTIRDYLYEHKGYNGTEGNDIFVREIKDDDEYVKDIKHRVIDFIKTNDTIKDKDKKLVEKFLNNKVTKKEAQLITKIAGDNILMENIDTRLFGATYAVEYPASKIEEKNNKGFKSSITYTGPVQFKIGRSLHKVEIKPVGHSFTMSSGDEKKQGSLAPEYILPYSFIAFHGIINQNAAKHTRMTEDDAKLLLEGMWHGTKNLISRSKFGQQPRLLIKINYKTPNFFIGDLDKKIKLTDFDNELKIRSIKDFKIDLSDLLASIEDNKQHIESVEYFVDSGLKIVIPSDWKKLEL